The proteins below are encoded in one region of Sporosarcina sp. FSL K6-1508:
- a CDS encoding (2Fe-2S)-binding protein codes for MTRRIINHPVLDKVDDTDIVSFTFNNSIFRGLRNESLAAALLANDVRTLRVHEENGTPRGIYCNIGHCFECRVTVNGQQGIRACLTPIQDGMTVSSGEKLLTSVRDWRSENE; via the coding sequence ATGACGAGGAGAATTATTAACCATCCAGTATTGGATAAAGTAGACGACACGGATATTGTTTCCTTCACTTTCAACAACTCCATATTTCGGGGATTGAGAAACGAATCATTAGCTGCTGCCCTTTTGGCGAATGATGTCCGTACATTGCGTGTTCACGAGGAAAATGGCACACCTCGTGGAATTTATTGTAATATCGGCCATTGTTTCGAATGCCGTGTCACTGTTAACGGACAACAAGGCATAAGAGCCTGTCTAACGCCTATTCAGGATGGCATGACTGTATCGAGTGGCGAAAAACTCCTGACATCGGTTAGAGACTGGAGGTCGGAAAATGAGTAA
- a CDS encoding (2Fe-2S)-binding protein, whose amino-acid sequence MIICRCEEVTYGELKETAENYNCSARELKLRTRAGMGYCGGRTCRTMVDSIAHSSTERDVAQITLKYQPPIRPVSFGSLGDITK is encoded by the coding sequence ATGATCATTTGTCGATGCGAAGAAGTAACTTATGGCGAATTAAAAGAAACAGCTGAAAACTATAATTGTTCAGCAAGGGAACTGAAACTTCGGACCCGTGCCGGCATGGGCTATTGCGGTGGAAGAACTTGCCGCACGATGGTTGACAGCATTGCACATTCTTCAACCGAAAGAGACGTTGCACAAATCACATTGAAATATCAACCGCCTATCAGACCAGTAAGTTTCGGCAGTTTGGGGGATATTACAAAATGA
- a CDS encoding sigma-54 interaction domain-containing protein, translated as MNFSQKLLNKLIEKEFTLVESMKDEALLAKRIAKEIPKKVFLLTADGPQCVKFVESSNEIIYTPCKVLSVSSTSEEVFNELGATDIALISNDSNEYLGFLTYEVFSKYLLNEYRRAQAYLNTILQTIDESCTVIDDEANVLYWTKGAEKIFSVKEKDIIGQPITKFFNTERLEILNTLRDGTSLYHSQHHARKNLVVMINSNPIYFNEEIIGAVVSETDITSQILLNNELYMTSEKLFSLEEEVRKTSPSVNPFSYIKGNSPALKKTLEIASKAATTNAGVLIYGESGVGKELFAKAIHNLREPESAPFVAINCGAIPSGLFESEIFGYEKGAFSGANQKGKKGKVELAKNGTLFLDEIGEMPMDMQVKILRLLQEKKFYTVGGTKELEVDFRVVAATNRDLKELINEGKFREDLYYRLNVVNFKVPPLRERLEDIIELTHYFLYELSVKYNRPIHGISQAVMQSLLQHSWPGNIRELKNVIERLVAFSENGEIRIDDLPVDMERIPQSTAADNDVPQAYQPASDEKLSLNEQLKIYEKDIILKELGKADGNKLLCAKNLEITRATLYNRMNKLGIKL; from the coding sequence ATGAACTTTTCGCAAAAACTACTCAATAAGTTGATAGAAAAAGAGTTTACACTAGTGGAATCAATGAAAGACGAGGCTTTGTTAGCGAAACGGATTGCAAAAGAAATACCTAAAAAGGTATTCCTTTTAACGGCCGATGGTCCGCAATGTGTCAAATTTGTTGAATCTTCAAATGAAATCATTTACACCCCATGCAAAGTCTTATCAGTTAGCAGCACATCAGAAGAAGTTTTTAACGAGCTTGGGGCTACCGACATTGCACTTATCAGTAATGATTCCAATGAATATTTGGGATTTTTGACGTATGAAGTGTTTTCTAAATACTTATTGAACGAATATCGACGTGCTCAAGCATATTTAAACACCATCTTACAAACCATCGATGAGTCGTGCACAGTGATAGACGACGAAGCCAATGTCCTTTATTGGACAAAAGGGGCAGAAAAAATATTTTCCGTAAAAGAAAAGGACATCATCGGTCAACCCATCACCAAATTTTTCAATACCGAAAGATTGGAAATACTAAATACTTTAAGAGACGGAACTTCCCTTTACCACAGCCAGCACCACGCCCGGAAGAATCTCGTCGTCATGATCAATTCCAATCCTATCTATTTCAACGAAGAGATAATTGGGGCGGTCGTTTCCGAGACAGATATAACCAGCCAGATTTTATTGAATAATGAGCTCTATATGACTTCTGAAAAGTTGTTCAGCCTGGAAGAAGAAGTTAGAAAGACATCGCCTTCCGTCAATCCTTTTTCCTATATAAAAGGTAACAGCCCTGCACTGAAGAAAACGTTGGAAATTGCCAGCAAAGCGGCTACAACAAATGCCGGAGTACTCATCTACGGAGAGAGCGGTGTCGGTAAAGAACTGTTCGCAAAAGCGATCCACAACTTGCGCGAGCCTGAAAGCGCACCTTTCGTCGCCATCAATTGTGGCGCCATTCCAAGTGGACTGTTTGAAAGTGAAATTTTCGGCTACGAAAAAGGAGCTTTCTCAGGAGCAAATCAAAAAGGGAAAAAGGGGAAAGTGGAGCTTGCAAAGAACGGTACATTATTTTTGGATGAAATTGGTGAAATGCCAATGGACATGCAAGTGAAGATACTGAGACTCCTGCAAGAAAAAAAGTTCTACACTGTCGGCGGCACGAAGGAGCTGGAAGTGGATTTCCGAGTTGTGGCGGCAACCAATCGAGACTTGAAAGAACTCATTAATGAAGGTAAGTTCCGGGAAGACCTATATTACCGTTTAAATGTTGTCAATTTCAAAGTTCCACCGTTGCGCGAACGCCTAGAAGATATTATTGAGTTGACCCATTACTTCCTCTATGAATTATCGGTAAAGTATAACCGGCCCATCCACGGTATCTCGCAAGCCGTCATGCAGTCACTGCTCCAACACTCATGGCCAGGAAACATCCGCGAGCTAAAGAACGTCATCGAGCGGCTAGTTGCGTTTTCCGAAAATGGAGAAATAAGAATCGATGATCTTCCAGTCGATATGGAAAGAATTCCACAATCAACGGCTGCGGATAATGATGTACCTCAAGCCTATCAACCTGCCAGTGATGAAAAACTTTCTTTAAATGAACAATTAAAAATTTACGAGAAAGACATTATCCTAAAGGAACTGGGTAAAGCCGATGGAAATAAACTTCTTTGCGCTAAAAATTTAGAAATTACCAGAGCAACCCTTTATAATCGTATGAATAAATTAGGCATTAAATTATAA
- a CDS encoding NAD(P)/FAD-dependent oxidoreductase codes for MGNTQHRDVVVIGGGIMGAAIAYYGSKAGLDVTVLEKKELASGTSSRCDGNILAIDKDPGFDSQMSVKSQQLVHELDKELEVSFEYRNPGSILVCENDAEMEAASEWVRRQQEAGLDFKMLDREDLRNESNYFADDLYGGLECKTDSTVNPYMMTYSMFHSAEKKGAKIHTNTEVKNVTRNEGGQFFIETDNGTYTANIVVNAGGVWAPKLGEMVGLDIPIIPRKGQLIVASRQQPVGLRKVMEFGYLISKFGGERTVDPMTEKYGVALVFEPTESQNFLIGSSRQFTGFDTRVDHEVTKYIAKRAMRFYPKIADMTVIRTYAGLRPWTEDHLPIISRVEHIPGYFIAAGHEGDGISLAAVTGKLIEEMINEKETCIPIEPLQLSRFRERVTI; via the coding sequence GTGGGAAATACTCAACATCGAGACGTTGTCGTCATCGGAGGAGGGATTATGGGCGCAGCAATTGCCTATTACGGTTCGAAAGCCGGTTTGGATGTTACCGTCCTTGAAAAGAAGGAGTTGGCGAGCGGAACCTCCTCCAGATGTGATGGAAATATACTGGCGATTGACAAAGATCCCGGTTTTGATAGTCAAATGTCCGTGAAGAGTCAGCAACTCGTCCATGAGTTGGATAAAGAACTTGAGGTTTCGTTTGAATACCGCAACCCTGGAAGTATTTTAGTATGTGAGAACGATGCTGAAATGGAAGCGGCGAGTGAGTGGGTCAGAAGACAGCAAGAAGCGGGATTGGATTTCAAAATGCTAGATCGTGAAGACTTGCGCAATGAGTCCAACTACTTTGCGGATGATTTGTACGGGGGATTGGAATGTAAAACGGATTCAACCGTAAATCCGTACATGATGACGTATTCAATGTTTCATAGTGCTGAAAAAAAAGGTGCGAAAATACATACGAATACAGAAGTGAAAAATGTGACGCGAAATGAGGGAGGTCAGTTTTTCATCGAAACGGATAATGGTACGTATACCGCCAATATAGTAGTCAATGCCGGTGGTGTATGGGCACCGAAACTCGGTGAGATGGTGGGCTTGGATATACCAATCATTCCAAGGAAAGGTCAGCTGATTGTCGCTTCACGGCAACAGCCTGTCGGGCTGAGGAAGGTTATGGAGTTCGGTTACCTTATTTCGAAATTCGGCGGTGAAAGAACGGTCGATCCGATGACGGAGAAATATGGCGTTGCACTCGTGTTCGAGCCTACCGAAAGTCAAAACTTCTTAATCGGCAGCAGCCGGCAATTCACAGGTTTTGATACGCGGGTCGATCATGAAGTGACAAAATACATTGCCAAACGTGCGATGCGCTTCTATCCAAAAATCGCGGATATGACCGTTATCCGGACTTATGCTGGATTGCGGCCGTGGACGGAAGATCACTTGCCGATCATTTCCCGCGTGGAGCATATCCCAGGGTATTTCATCGCCGCGGGTCACGAAGGGGATGGAATCAGTCTCGCTGCCGTGACAGGCAAACTGATTGAAGAAATGATTAATGAAAAAGAAACATGTATCCCAATAGAGCCATTGCAACTCAGCCGTTTTAGAGAAAGGGTGACTATTTGA
- a CDS encoding proline racemase family protein, with protein sequence MNYQRLFTTIDTHTGGNPTRTLISGLPPLKGNTMSEKMLYMEENYDWIRKFLMNEPRGHGVMSGALWTEPCHPDADVGVIYIETGGYLPMCGHDTIGFCTALVEAGLIEVREPFTNIKIDTPAGLIEVEIKVVNGKAEEVTFANVPAFLLKSIEIDVEGIGNVECDIAYGGNFYGIIDARKLKLPLVENNATTIINQAIDIRNAINATEEVIHPEFPFITGLTHIEFFTDPVHPDADVKNTVIVPPGGIDRSPCGTGTSAKLATLYKNKQIGMHELFVHESIVGTLFKAKVLEETKVKELDAVITEVTGSAWIMGTHRFFYNEKDPLREGFLLIPPMEHVPVKEGV encoded by the coding sequence ATGAATTACCAGCGACTGTTCACAACAATTGATACGCACACGGGCGGAAACCCAACAAGGACACTGATTAGTGGACTGCCTCCTTTGAAAGGGAATACTATGTCTGAAAAGATGTTGTATATGGAAGAAAACTATGACTGGATCAGAAAGTTCCTGATGAATGAACCACGGGGACACGGTGTTATGTCAGGTGCATTATGGACAGAACCTTGCCATCCAGATGCAGACGTCGGAGTCATTTATATTGAAACGGGCGGTTATTTGCCAATGTGCGGACACGATACAATCGGTTTCTGTACAGCGCTTGTTGAAGCGGGACTGATTGAGGTTCGTGAGCCCTTTACGAACATCAAGATAGATACACCTGCAGGACTTATCGAGGTGGAAATCAAAGTCGTCAACGGAAAAGCTGAAGAAGTGACGTTCGCCAATGTGCCAGCATTTTTACTTAAATCAATTGAAATTGACGTAGAGGGTATCGGTAATGTGGAATGTGATATCGCGTATGGAGGGAATTTCTATGGCATTATCGATGCGCGCAAGCTTAAACTGCCATTGGTTGAAAACAATGCAACAACAATCATCAATCAAGCAATCGACATCCGCAATGCCATCAATGCAACTGAAGAAGTAATTCATCCCGAGTTTCCGTTTATCACTGGATTGACGCATATCGAATTCTTTACAGACCCGGTTCATCCGGATGCAGATGTCAAAAATACGGTTATCGTTCCGCCCGGGGGGATTGATCGCTCCCCTTGCGGGACAGGAACATCCGCGAAACTTGCGACGCTGTATAAGAATAAACAGATCGGCATGCATGAACTGTTCGTTCATGAGAGCATCGTCGGTACGTTGTTCAAAGCGAAAGTGCTTGAAGAAACAAAAGTGAAAGAGCTGGATGCAGTGATAACGGAAGTGACAGGCTCTGCTTGGATTATGGGGACACACCGTTTCTTCTACAATGAAAAAGATCCGCTGCGCGAAGGATTCCTGCTTATTCCACCAATGGAACATGTGCCAGTGAAAGAGGGTGTATAA
- a CDS encoding proline racemase family protein yields MNFEKMYSTIDTHVAGEAFRIVVQSPIRLHGEDVQANHDELKNNFTNEKSLLLNEPRGHRGMHGCVVAPSQTADFSLLFFNHVDVSNFKYEGLLATVTALIETGNLNKSTDGFYKVETVNGIYSVKARGENQEVTSVSIESEACSEINTNSEFVSISVDNARNYLLYTLPDSIPGIELEHLAKLNRWGLEQTTKLNGDNIDYAGVIVIESVPSTPDKIRSVTFEKDGYILRSPGIDSTFAILTSLANKEDDRSKIENESIFGSSLTAKKLSEDALRFSVEIEAFVTGAHEFIFDQDDPLKDGFLLV; encoded by the coding sequence ATGAACTTTGAAAAAATGTACAGCACAATCGATACGCATGTAGCGGGAGAGGCATTCAGAATCGTTGTCCAATCACCGATCAGGCTTCACGGAGAGGACGTGCAAGCAAATCACGATGAGTTGAAAAATAACTTTACAAATGAAAAGAGTTTATTGTTGAACGAACCGCGTGGACACCGCGGAATGCATGGATGCGTAGTTGCCCCATCCCAAACCGCGGATTTTTCGTTGTTATTCTTCAATCACGTAGATGTCAGCAACTTCAAATATGAAGGACTGCTCGCGACGGTAACAGCGTTGATTGAAACTGGGAATTTGAATAAGTCGACAGATGGGTTTTACAAAGTGGAGACAGTGAACGGCATTTATTCTGTGAAAGCGCGCGGTGAAAACCAGGAAGTGACTTCCGTTTCCATCGAAAGTGAAGCCTGTTCCGAAATCAATACCAATTCGGAATTCGTTTCAATAAGTGTTGACAATGCACGCAACTACTTGCTTTACACACTGCCCGATAGCATTCCCGGCATTGAATTGGAACATCTGGCAAAATTGAACCGCTGGGGCTTGGAACAGACGACGAAATTGAATGGCGATAACATCGATTACGCAGGAGTTATAGTGATTGAATCAGTGCCATCTACGCCTGATAAAATCCGATCGGTAACATTTGAAAAAGACGGCTATATCCTACGATCGCCGGGAATTGATAGTACGTTTGCCATTCTTACATCGTTGGCGAACAAAGAAGACGACCGATCCAAAATTGAAAATGAAAGTATTTTTGGAAGTTCATTGACAGCAAAAAAACTTTCGGAGGATGCCCTTCGATTCTCCGTTGAAATAGAAGCGTTTGTCACGGGGGCGCATGAATTCATCTTTGACCAGGACGATCCATTGAAGGATGGATTCTTATTGGTATAA
- the nhaC gene encoding Na+/H+ antiporter NhaC: METEKRLPNLAETLFVLIGFGLIMILFIIKFEISIHLALLTTWFLIMLVGLKIGYNYMEMQRGILKGINDGLEAVLVLLSVGALIGTWIAGGVVPSIIYYGLAIIEPNIFLMAAFIICTVTSIATGTSFGSAGTAGIAMMAIGASFGFPLPLVAGAVISGCYVGDKLSPLSDTTVMTASLSKVDLIDHIKSMLTVSIPAWLIAAVLFLVTGFFYNGSGDLSAATSTMASLREYFSISWYMLIPAVVVIILLAFRMPSIPVILFGAFLGTIWAFLFQGATFLQAFNIMYAGNSITSGVPFIDNLLNRGGIVFMLDVIALIIFALGVGGLMERIGVLRAVGNYLSKWANNPGRTTVSTLLAGFLGNLFGGAYVSIITASKITGDNYDRQNIDRRVLSRNTEAGGTVTTPMVPWSDGGVFMATALGVSTLSYLPFLWFNFLVIIISVIYGYTNKFIWYTKPKTAVPESIEEISEPVVGDLKLS; encoded by the coding sequence ATGGAAACAGAAAAAAGATTGCCTAATTTGGCCGAAACACTGTTTGTTTTAATCGGTTTTGGATTGATTATGATTTTATTTATCATCAAGTTTGAGATTTCAATCCACTTGGCCTTGTTGACGACATGGTTCTTGATCATGCTCGTTGGATTGAAAATCGGTTATAACTACATGGAAATGCAGAGAGGAATTTTGAAAGGAATCAATGACGGTCTGGAAGCGGTGCTCGTTTTACTTTCAGTCGGTGCGTTGATTGGGACTTGGATAGCGGGTGGAGTTGTACCGTCCATCATTTACTATGGACTTGCCATTATTGAACCGAACATTTTTTTAATGGCAGCGTTCATCATTTGTACGGTTACTTCGATTGCGACCGGGACCTCTTTCGGTTCGGCAGGAACAGCAGGAATCGCAATGATGGCAATCGGGGCAAGCTTCGGGTTTCCACTCCCACTTGTTGCAGGTGCGGTCATTTCGGGCTGTTATGTAGGGGATAAGCTATCGCCGTTATCCGATACAACGGTTATGACTGCTTCACTATCTAAAGTCGACTTGATTGATCATATCAAATCGATGCTGACAGTCAGCATCCCGGCTTGGTTGATTGCAGCCGTCCTGTTTTTAGTGACAGGATTCTTCTATAACGGTAGCGGAGATTTAAGTGCAGCAACGTCAACAATGGCATCTTTACGAGAGTACTTCAGTATCAGCTGGTATATGCTGATCCCTGCAGTTGTCGTTATCATTTTACTGGCGTTCAGAATGCCATCAATTCCAGTTATTTTATTCGGCGCTTTTTTAGGGACAATCTGGGCGTTCTTATTCCAGGGCGCAACGTTTTTGCAGGCATTCAACATCATGTATGCAGGAAACTCAATCACGTCGGGCGTTCCGTTCATCGACAATCTGTTAAACCGCGGTGGCATCGTGTTCATGCTTGACGTTATTGCCTTAATCATCTTTGCACTTGGTGTAGGGGGCTTGATGGAAAGGATTGGTGTATTACGTGCTGTTGGTAACTATTTATCGAAATGGGCAAACAATCCAGGTAGAACAACAGTTTCTACGCTTCTTGCAGGATTTCTTGGAAATTTATTTGGCGGCGCATATGTCTCAATCATCACGGCCAGTAAAATAACCGGAGACAACTACGATCGCCAGAACATTGATCGTCGGGTACTTTCAAGAAACACGGAAGCCGGCGGAACAGTTACGACACCGATGGTACCGTGGTCTGACGGTGGAGTATTCATGGCTACGGCACTAGGAGTTTCGACTTTGAGTTACTTACCATTCTTATGGTTCAACTTCTTAGTCATCATTATTTCGGTCATTTACGGGTATACGAATAAATTCATTTGGTATACGAAGCCAAAGACAGCTGTACCTGAATCAATTGAAGAAATAAGTGAACCCGTCGTAGGAGATTTAAAGTTATCTTAA
- the dapA gene encoding 4-hydroxy-tetrahydrodipicolinate synthase: MVKLEGVFPVLITPMINEREIDWEGFKNNIEHFINAGVTGLTINGSTGEFVSLTREERYKAVEVAVAQVNGRIPLIVGTAAETTADAIEFTQQAEQAGADASLLINSYYSHPKENEIYEHFKAVAESVKFPVMIYNNPFTSGVDISTETILKVGRDVENITHIKESSGGIGKARDIARQGAGFIKVFCGSEDLAIESLLVGATGWISVSGNIAPRLVTDMYNHVQNNELDQAWALYDRLLPLCEFLEGSGKYVQIVKRAMDLQGLAGGPCRRPRLPLNEEEEAKLKELLQSLETVTN, translated from the coding sequence ATGGTAAAACTTGAAGGGGTATTCCCAGTACTAATTACACCAATGATCAATGAAAGGGAAATCGATTGGGAAGGATTCAAAAATAACATCGAGCATTTCATCAATGCGGGTGTGACAGGTCTTACAATTAACGGCAGTACGGGCGAATTCGTCAGCTTGACAAGGGAAGAGCGCTATAAAGCAGTTGAAGTAGCAGTTGCACAAGTCAACGGTCGAATTCCATTGATAGTTGGTACGGCGGCCGAAACGACAGCAGATGCGATTGAATTTACACAACAGGCTGAACAGGCTGGTGCGGACGCTTCATTGCTGATCAACTCGTATTATTCACACCCGAAAGAGAACGAAATCTATGAACACTTCAAGGCTGTTGCAGAATCTGTTAAATTCCCGGTGATGATTTACAATAACCCATTTACATCGGGCGTCGACATTAGCACGGAAACGATTCTAAAAGTCGGACGTGACGTTGAAAACATTACGCATATTAAAGAATCAAGCGGTGGCATCGGCAAAGCGCGTGATATTGCCCGACAGGGCGCAGGTTTCATTAAAGTATTCTGCGGATCTGAGGACCTTGCAATCGAATCGCTACTTGTCGGTGCAACGGGATGGATTTCTGTATCGGGGAACATTGCACCACGCCTTGTGACGGACATGTACAACCATGTTCAAAATAATGAATTGGACCAGGCTTGGGCACTTTATGATAGACTTCTGCCGCTTTGCGAATTCCTTGAAGGGTCCGGAAAATACGTTCAAATCGTTAAAAGAGCAATGGATCTGCAAGGGTTAGCGGGCGGACCATGCCGCAGACCGAGACTTCCGCTTAACGAAGAGGAAGAAGCGAAATTGAAAGAACTTCTACAAAGCTTGGAAACGGTCACTAACTAA
- a CDS encoding aldehyde dehydrogenase family protein, producing MEATDYKLKPKVQEFLQGVKGLYIDGEYVPAISGKTFDVINPATEEVIVQVSEAQAEDVDIAVAAARKAFDEGEWTKMETAERSHLIYKFADLLEEHREELAQLEALDNGKPYAVALADDVDGTVQHFRYYAGWATKMVGQTIPVSKDYLNYTVHEAVGVVGQIIPWNFPLAMAAWKLGSALAVGCTVVIKPASETPLSLLYVAKLFKDAGFPNGVVNVIPGAGRVAGDAIVGHKDVDKVAFTGSTAVGKGIMRKAADQLKGVTLELGGKSPSIILEDADLEEAIEGAFNGTMYNHGQNCSACTRVFVHRSHYDRVVNELVERANALKLGPGMDSETEMGPLVSAKQQQTVLDYIEKGKAEGARLVAGGSKAFDKGYYVQPTIFADVEDDMTIAREEIFGPVLSIFVFDTVEEVIRRANDSIYGLAASVWTENIKTGHYVAKKLQAGTVWINDFGIEIETMPFGGYKQSGIGREMGGEYGLANYTEVKSVFVNIKQ from the coding sequence ATGGAAGCAACAGACTATAAACTGAAACCAAAAGTGCAGGAATTTTTGCAAGGCGTCAAAGGGCTTTATATTGACGGGGAATATGTACCAGCAATTAGCGGGAAAACATTCGATGTCATTAATCCGGCGACCGAAGAAGTGATCGTGCAAGTAAGTGAAGCGCAAGCAGAAGATGTTGATATAGCGGTTGCCGCTGCGAGAAAAGCGTTTGATGAAGGTGAATGGACGAAGATGGAGACAGCTGAACGTTCTCATCTTATCTATAAGTTTGCAGATTTATTGGAAGAACACCGTGAAGAGCTTGCGCAACTGGAAGCACTGGATAACGGCAAGCCTTATGCAGTAGCGCTAGCAGATGATGTGGATGGCACGGTTCAGCATTTCAGATACTACGCGGGCTGGGCGACGAAAATGGTCGGACAAACAATCCCTGTGTCCAAGGATTACTTGAATTACACCGTACACGAAGCTGTTGGTGTTGTTGGACAAATTATTCCTTGGAACTTCCCGCTAGCGATGGCTGCTTGGAAGCTCGGCTCGGCACTTGCGGTCGGCTGTACGGTCGTCATCAAGCCTGCAAGTGAAACGCCACTATCTCTTCTATATGTGGCAAAGCTATTCAAAGATGCCGGATTCCCTAACGGTGTTGTCAACGTTATACCTGGCGCCGGTCGAGTTGCCGGAGATGCGATTGTTGGGCATAAGGATGTGGATAAAGTTGCATTTACGGGCTCAACGGCTGTCGGAAAAGGCATTATGCGAAAAGCGGCTGATCAGCTCAAAGGCGTTACCCTTGAGCTTGGCGGAAAATCGCCGAGCATCATCCTGGAAGATGCCGACCTTGAAGAAGCCATTGAAGGGGCATTTAACGGCACGATGTATAACCATGGACAAAACTGTAGCGCTTGTACACGCGTCTTCGTTCACCGGTCGCATTATGACCGCGTAGTGAATGAGTTAGTCGAACGTGCAAATGCGCTGAAGCTCGGACCTGGCATGGATTCGGAAACGGAAATGGGTCCACTCGTTTCAGCAAAACAGCAACAGACGGTTCTCGACTATATCGAAAAAGGAAAAGCGGAAGGTGCACGTCTTGTCGCAGGTGGCAGCAAAGCGTTCGATAAAGGTTACTATGTGCAACCGACAATTTTTGCAGATGTAGAAGATGACATGACGATTGCGCGAGAGGAAATCTTCGGACCTGTCCTATCCATTTTTGTTTTTGATACGGTGGAAGAAGTGATCCGACGTGCCAATGATAGTATCTATGGGCTTGCAGCGAGCGTCTGGACAGAAAATATCAAAACGGGCCATTATGTTGCAAAGAAATTGCAAGCAGGGACGGTCTGGATCAACGACTTTGGTATCGAAATAGAGACAATGCCGTTTGGCGGCTACAAACAATCCGGTATTGGCCGTGAAATGGGCGGAGAATACGGTTTGGCAAATTATACAGAAGTGAAAAGTGTATTTGTAAACATCAAACAATAA
- the rpoN gene encoding RNA polymerase factor sigma-54, whose protein sequence is MELGLQQRQELNLLMTFELRQAIELLQYSTHELEQYIREQELENPLIKLKEKEEKPVHEERLHRQSSSFGSSEMPMNAVRSNDKNMRDELLEQAKFMYPDDHTQKLIKYLLYNLDDNGYLQISDSHSNGHLAFEEDDIEKGILLLQQLGPIGIGARNLKECLLLQITYNYPENKLAACLVEYHLNLIADRKWNEIASKMNIKMNEVKDLFDFIQTLNPRPCSLISDCSTEYLTPDIIIEWKDDEFTFHLNDGYLPAIQLNKDYSQYLHAKNDASKYINTQYKNYQWLLSSIEQRRNTIIKIVHVLLEKQEDFFKNGFRSLKPLTLKEVADEIDMHESTVSRATTNKVIQTPFGTFDLRLLFTSKLDTADGNVISQTKVKKLLESFIAQENKFKPYSDQKIAEYFNTEKGITISRRTISKYREELRIPPSSKRKDIQV, encoded by the coding sequence ATGGAGCTTGGACTCCAGCAACGGCAGGAACTGAATCTATTAATGACTTTTGAATTAAGGCAAGCTATTGAACTACTCCAATATTCCACCCATGAACTCGAACAATATATCAGGGAGCAAGAGCTGGAAAATCCACTTATCAAACTAAAGGAAAAAGAAGAGAAACCGGTCCATGAAGAACGTTTGCATCGGCAATCCTCCTCTTTCGGCAGTTCCGAGATGCCCATGAACGCGGTCCGAAGTAATGATAAAAATATGCGGGATGAATTACTCGAACAGGCAAAATTCATGTATCCGGATGACCATACGCAAAAACTGATAAAGTATCTTCTTTACAATCTCGACGATAATGGCTATTTACAAATCAGTGATAGCCATTCAAATGGCCATTTGGCATTTGAAGAAGATGATATCGAAAAAGGAATTCTCCTCCTTCAACAACTAGGCCCAATCGGGATAGGTGCCAGGAACTTAAAAGAATGTCTGCTCCTGCAAATCACGTACAACTATCCTGAAAACAAATTGGCTGCCTGTTTAGTGGAATATCATTTGAACCTGATTGCCGATCGTAAATGGAATGAAATCGCTTCAAAAATGAACATCAAAATGAACGAAGTGAAAGACCTTTTCGATTTTATCCAGACGCTTAATCCAAGACCTTGCTCCTTAATTTCTGATTGTTCAACAGAGTATTTGACTCCCGATATCATCATCGAGTGGAAGGATGATGAATTCACATTCCATTTGAATGACGGTTATTTACCGGCTATTCAGTTGAACAAAGACTATTCACAGTATCTCCACGCAAAAAATGATGCATCAAAATATATCAATACGCAATATAAAAATTATCAATGGCTTCTCAGCAGCATTGAACAGCGTCGAAATACTATTATTAAAATTGTGCATGTCCTCTTGGAAAAACAGGAAGACTTTTTCAAAAACGGATTCCGTTCATTGAAACCTCTGACACTCAAAGAGGTTGCCGATGAAATTGACATGCATGAATCGACAGTTAGCCGGGCAACGACAAACAAAGTGATCCAGACTCCATTCGGCACCTTTGACCTGCGGTTGTTATTCACCTCGAAGCTTGATACTGCAGATGGAAATGTCATTTCCCAAACGAAGGTGAAAAAACTATTAGAAAGTTTCATCGCGCAAGAAAATAAATTCAAACCGTATTCAGATCAAAAGATAGCGGAATACTTCAATACCGAAAAAGGAATTACAATCTCAAGACGGACAATCAGCAAATACAGGGAAGAACTGCGAATCCCTCCTTCTAGCAAACGCAAGGATATTCAAGTATAG